From the genome of Vigna angularis cultivar LongXiaoDou No.4 chromosome 11, ASM1680809v1, whole genome shotgun sequence, one region includes:
- the LOC108347821 gene encoding trehalose-phosphate phosphatase A translates to MELKPNLTPVLTDAAPLTRSRLGVSSGLSPYSSPKGATFPHHGPFLSIPRKKTGILDDFRSSGWLDAMKCSSPTRNKVSKDLNHGIGSHDAAYSTWLLKFPSALASFDQITNCAKGKKIALFLDYDGTLSPIVDNPDCAFMSDNMRAAVKKVAEYFPTAIISGRRRDKVYEFVGLSDLYYAGSHGMDIIGPPRQSISDDHPDSDKKGLGELNLFQPAAEFLPMIDEVRRLLKECTKDIEGATVENNKFCASVHYRNVDEENWHIVGQRVYDVLKGYPRLRLTHGRMVLEVRPVIDWDKGKAVTFLLESLGLGNRDDVLTIYVGDDRTDEDAFKVLREANKGCGILVSPSPKESNAVYSLRDPSEVMEFLTSLAVWKSSIQAR, encoded by the exons ATGGAGCTGAAGCCAAATCTTACTCCAGTCCTTACTGATGCCGCACCCTTGACAAGGTCAAGGCTGGGTGTGTCTTCTGGTTTGTCACCTTACTCTTCTCCAAAAGGGGCAACCTTTCCCCATCATGGTCCCTTTCTGTCTATTCCAAGGAAGAAGACAGGAATTCTTGATGATTTTCGTTCTAGCGGTTGGCTTGATGCCATGAAATGTTCTTCTCCTACTCGCAATAAAGTATCCAAGGATCTCAATCATGGAATTGGATCACATGATGCTGCTTATAGTACCTGGCTG CTAAAGTTTCCATCAGCACTTGCATCTTTTGATCAAATTACTAACTGTGCAAAAGGGAAGAAAATAGCATTATTTCTTGATTATGATGGGACTCTTTCACCCATTGTGGACAATCCTGACTGTGCGTTTATGTCAGATAAT ATGCGTGCTGCTGTTAAAAAAGTCGCGGAATATTTTCCAACTGCAATAATCAGTGGAAGAAGACGTGACAAG GTATATGAATTTGTTGGATTAAGTGACCTCTATTATGCTGGTAGTCATGGGATGGACATTATTGGTCCTCCCAGACAATCTATTTCTGATGATCACCCTGATTCTGATAAGAAG GGTCTTGGTGAACTTAATTTATTCCAACCTGCTGCTGAATTCCTTCCCATGATTGATGAG GTACGTAGGTTGCTCAAGGAGTGTACAAAAGACATTGAAGGAGCAACAGTTGAGAACAATAAATTTTGTGCATCTGTACATTACCGGAATGTAGATGAGGAG AATTGGCATATTGTGGGACAACGTGTATATGATGTTTTGAAGGGGTATCCTCGTTTGCGTTTAACTCATGGGCGGATG GTTTTAGAGGTTCGGCCAGTGATTGACTGGGATAAGGGAAAAGCTGTCACATTTTTACTTGAGTCACTTG GACTCGGCAATCGCGATGACGTGCTAACAATATATGTTGGAGATGATAGAACAGACGAAGATGCCTTTAAG GTTTTGAGAGAAGCTAATAAAGGTTGTGGCATCTTAGTGTCCCCTTCCCCAAAAGAAAGCAACGCAGTTTACTCTCTTCGTGATCCCTCAGAG GTCATGGAATTTCTGACATCACTTGCTGTATGGAAATCAAGCATTCAAGCTCGCTGA